The DNA segment TTTGACTGGTGGGAGAGGGGTAATTTCTATCAAATCTATCCACGATCGTTCAAGGATTCGGATGGTGACGGGATCGGTGATCTTAAAGGTAACCCGGTTTGATGCACTTTCTTTACGTtctttcattaatttttttgtttatctctCCCTCGCGCTCCTCGTAGGTATAACGCAAACGATCGATTATTTGAAAACGATCGGCATCGATGGCGTTTGGCTGTCGCCCATCTTCAAATCGCCGATGAACGATTTCGGCTACGACATTTCCGACTTTTACGCCATCCAGGAGGAGTACGGTACGATGGAAGACTTCGAGGAGCTGGCGGCCAAGTGTGCCTCGATCGGGCTGAAGCTAATACTGGACTTTGTGCCGAACCATTCGAGCGACGAGCACGAACACTTCCGGCTGTCGGAGGAGGGCGTAGAACCGTACAAGGATTACTACATCTGGCATTCGGGCGTGCTGGACGCGAACGGTACGCGCCACCCACCGTCCAACTGGATCAGCGTGTTCCGGGGCAGCGCCTGGCAGTGGAGCGACAAGCGGCAGCAGTACTACCTGCACCAGTTCCAGAAGAAGCAGCCGGACCTGAACTACCGCAATCCGGCCCTGGTCGAGGAGATGAAGAACGTGATGCGCTTCTGGCTGAACAAGGGCATCGCCGGGTTCCGGATCGATGCGCTGCCGTACCTGTTCGAGAGCGAGGAGGTGGATGGGCACTACCGGGACGAACCACTGTCCGGGCAGGCGACGGACGATCCGGACAATCCGGCCTACCTTACGCACACGGAAACGAAGGATCAGCCGGAAACGTACGACATGGTGCACCAGTGGCGCCAGGTGGTGGATGAGTACACGGCCCGGGATAACTTTACGCGCATCATACTGACCGAGGCGTACACGGCGGTGCAGAACATGACTCGGTTCTATGGTACGCCGGCCGCACCCGGGGCCCAGATTCCGTTCAACTTTCAGCTCATCACGCTGCTGACGGTGAACAGTACGGGGCGCGACTTTGTCAACGCCGTCCAGAGCTGGACGAGGGCGATGCCGTCCGGTGCGATCGCTAACTGGGTGCTGGGCAACCACGACAACAGCCGCATCGCGTCACGGCTTGGCGTTGCCCGGGCCGACCTGTACAACATTGCGCTGCAAACGCTGCCGGGGATAGCGGTGACGTACTACGGGGAGGAGATCGCCATGGTCGACCAGTGGATCTCGTGGAACGATACGATCGATCCGGCCGCCTGCAATGCGGATCCGGCAACGTACGAGCTGTACTCGCGCGACCCGGTACGCACGCCGTTCCAGTGGAGCAACGGCACGAATGCGGGCTTCTCGAACGCGTCCCGCACGTGGCTGCCGGTGGCCGACGGGTATCGGGAGCTGAATGTGGCCGCCCAGCTGGCGGCACCGCGCAGTCATTTGAAAACGTTCATGCAGCTGACTGCGTACCGGAAGCGGAGACTGTTGGCGGAGGGTAACTTTGTGCTGCGCACCGTCGGCAGGGACCTGGTGATGTACAAGCGCAGCGTGCCGGGAGTTGGGTATGTGGTGGTGGCGCTAAACTTTGGCCCAGAACCGGCCACATTACCGGTGGCGTCGCAATTCCCGGGCACGGGCGAACATTGGCTGAAGGTGATCGCTAGCTCGCTGCAGGCGCAACCCCAGGCCGGCACGTGGATCAATACGCGGCTGTACAAGCTAGCGCCGGACTCGGGCATCGTGCTGGAGCGTCTCACTGGGCGGAATGATTTAATGGCTTGAGTCGGAGAagcattgtgtgtgttgatgggTAGAATAGAAACGTAGCTAGATGTCATTGTTCGAgaagatattttaaaacctTATCCGAAATTGGATGTCGTTCTGTGTGACGTAGCGTGTGAGGGATTTGTT comes from the Anopheles coluzzii chromosome 2, AcolN3, whole genome shotgun sequence genome and includes:
- the LOC120953018 gene encoding probable maltase, which translates into the protein MPPLGVLLLLGALGHSTQGHRPLPIRKAQKFDWWERGNFYQIYPRSFKDSDGDGIGDLKGITQTIDYLKTIGIDGVWLSPIFKSPMNDFGYDISDFYAIQEEYGTMEDFEELAAKCASIGLKLILDFVPNHSSDEHEHFRLSEEGVEPYKDYYIWHSGVLDANGTRHPPSNWISVFRGSAWQWSDKRQQYYLHQFQKKQPDLNYRNPALVEEMKNVMRFWLNKGIAGFRIDALPYLFESEEVDGHYRDEPLSGQATDDPDNPAYLTHTETKDQPETYDMVHQWRQVVDEYTARDNFTRIILTEAYTAVQNMTRFYGTPAAPGAQIPFNFQLITLLTVNSTGRDFVNAVQSWTRAMPSGAIANWVLGNHDNSRIASRLGVARADLYNIALQTLPGIAVTYYGEEIAMVDQWISWNDTIDPAACNADPATYELYSRDPVRTPFQWSNGTNAGFSNASRTWLPVADGYRELNVAAQLAAPRSHLKTFMQLTAYRKRRLLAEGNFVLRTVGRDLVMYKRSVPGVGYVVVALNFGPEPATLPVASQFPGTGEHWLKVIASSLQAQPQAGTWINTRLYKLAPDSGIVLERLTGRNDLMA